Proteins found in one Brevibacillus brevis genomic segment:
- a CDS encoding PQQ-dependent sugar dehydrogenase, with amino-acid sequence MWKKWMVCVLTLILSMPVVACEANPATESQPAQQTLPYRMEVLADHLDVPWAIDIASDGRIFFTERPGRVRVIQSGKLLPKPLISFPAPFISEGEGGLLGLVLDPDFANNHYLYVYHTYREGDATFNRVLRLREANNAAQIDKVLLDKIPGSSIHNGGRIKIGPDQRLYITTGDAHEPMLAQDRASLAGKILRVNLDGTIPADNPFSGSPVYSYGHRNPQGIAWYPDTAILYSSEHGQTAHDEINRIEPGANYGWPVISGEQQKEGMKSPLLQSGDATWAPSGMTFVSKGLWKGQLLVANLRGKQLQKISLDVTQPDTVLEAVTLFQDEFGRLRDVVEGKDGTLYLLTNNRDGRGNPREGDDKIIRLVPIQS; translated from the coding sequence ATGTGGAAAAAATGGATGGTGTGTGTGCTTACCTTGATCTTGAGTATGCCGGTTGTGGCTTGCGAAGCGAATCCTGCAACAGAATCGCAGCCAGCTCAACAGACTCTTCCCTATCGGATGGAGGTATTGGCTGATCACTTGGATGTGCCTTGGGCCATAGACATAGCCTCGGATGGTCGAATCTTTTTTACAGAGCGACCAGGAAGAGTGCGAGTAATTCAATCAGGCAAGCTACTGCCAAAGCCACTCATCTCATTCCCTGCCCCGTTCATAAGCGAGGGAGAAGGTGGGCTGTTGGGCCTTGTGCTTGATCCCGATTTTGCGAATAATCACTACTTGTACGTTTACCATACATACAGAGAGGGAGACGCCACTTTCAATCGTGTCCTGCGACTGCGGGAAGCAAACAACGCAGCACAGATTGACAAGGTGCTCCTCGACAAAATCCCGGGAAGCTCGATCCACAACGGAGGTCGGATCAAAATCGGTCCGGATCAGCGCCTCTATATCACGACAGGCGATGCGCATGAGCCGATGCTTGCGCAAGATCGGGCAAGTCTCGCCGGAAAAATTTTGCGCGTCAATCTGGATGGAACCATTCCTGCCGACAATCCTTTTTCAGGCTCACCTGTTTACAGTTATGGACATCGCAATCCGCAAGGCATCGCATGGTATCCGGATACAGCGATACTCTATAGCTCGGAACACGGCCAGACTGCACACGATGAGATCAATCGGATCGAGCCGGGCGCCAATTACGGCTGGCCGGTCATTTCAGGTGAACAGCAAAAAGAGGGGATGAAATCCCCCCTCCTGCAAAGCGGTGATGCGACATGGGCTCCTTCTGGCATGACGTTTGTATCCAAAGGGCTGTGGAAAGGACAACTGCTCGTAGCGAACCTCAGGGGTAAGCAGCTTCAGAAAATTAGCTTAGACGTTACTCAACCAGATACGGTGTTGGAGGCTGTTACTCTGTTCCAAGACGAGTTCGGGCGACTGCGCGATGTGGTCGAAGGAAAAGACGGCACACTCTACTTGTTGACCAACAACCGCGATGGTCGCGGAAATCCGAGGGAAGGGGACGATAAAATTATCCGACTCGTTCCGATCCAATCGTAG
- a CDS encoding MFS transporter, translated as MLKENRTFRTLFISYGLSTLGDWFDFIAVSILLGFVWKVDPMTMALLPVAYAAPSILLGQFAGVLADRVNKVRMIMTMNIMQAALTLLLLAMPNPFWFLVVIALRSGASVFNDPAQQTLTRQIVPENQLLQASALNGAVFQMGKLIGPLAGGLVAAIFAPAICLMINASTFLLSTGFLFTIRKVENTLSRTSAEEQPLPYRQAWQEGWRIFLKNRILLFSTIFATITSLAIQLADTQLPVIFREKLPDNPEMLGVTVSVIGLGALVTVTWLHRLKEIRSYGWVLGGGVLLIGISFSWIGFFQPADGMYWLLIPAILAGVGTGLTSVGANYLVQKESPPQALGRVRGIIDSMTSATFIIAPLLGGVIMTIWGPNTAFLWVGMLIALIGGAAVLLQRWIWGNRTKDVAIATATIGSERVG; from the coding sequence TTGTTAAAAGAAAATAGAACGTTTCGCACCCTGTTCATCTCGTACGGACTGTCTACGCTTGGCGATTGGTTTGATTTTATTGCGGTATCCATCCTCTTGGGGTTTGTGTGGAAGGTTGATCCGATGACGATGGCCCTCCTGCCCGTTGCCTATGCAGCTCCAAGCATTTTGCTCGGGCAGTTTGCCGGAGTACTTGCAGACCGCGTGAACAAGGTACGAATGATCATGACCATGAATATCATGCAGGCTGCTCTCACTCTGCTCCTGCTTGCCATGCCGAATCCATTTTGGTTCTTGGTGGTCATTGCCTTGCGTTCAGGTGCTTCTGTCTTCAATGATCCGGCGCAACAGACCTTGACACGTCAAATCGTACCCGAGAATCAATTGTTACAGGCCTCTGCTTTGAATGGAGCCGTATTCCAGATGGGGAAATTAATCGGTCCACTTGCCGGAGGATTGGTAGCGGCGATTTTTGCCCCCGCCATTTGTTTGATGATTAATGCTTCGACCTTCCTTCTCTCTACTGGATTTCTATTCACGATTCGCAAAGTGGAGAATACGTTGTCTCGTACATCCGCAGAAGAGCAACCTCTCCCTTACCGTCAAGCATGGCAAGAGGGCTGGCGCATCTTTTTGAAAAACCGTATCCTGTTGTTCAGCACGATCTTCGCAACCATTACCTCGTTGGCGATTCAGTTGGCGGATACACAGCTTCCCGTGATTTTCCGCGAAAAGCTGCCCGACAATCCGGAAATGCTCGGGGTTACGGTCAGTGTCATTGGATTAGGGGCACTTGTGACCGTCACCTGGCTCCATCGTCTAAAAGAGATTCGTTCTTACGGGTGGGTGCTGGGCGGTGGCGTTTTGCTCATCGGAATTAGCTTTTCGTGGATTGGATTTTTCCAGCCGGCTGATGGCATGTATTGGCTTCTGATTCCCGCTATATTGGCTGGAGTCGGAACAGGTCTGACTTCGGTCGGCGCCAATTATTTGGTACAAAAAGAAAGCCCTCCGCAAGCACTGGGCCGCGTAAGGGGAATTATCGATTCAATGACTAGCGCCACTTTCATTATTGCTCCGTTGCTCGGTGGCGTCATCATGACCATTTGGGGTCCAAATACCGCTTTTCTATGGGTCGGAATGTTAATCGCTTTGATTGGCGGAGCCGCTGTCCTCCTACAACGATGGATTTGGGGGAATCGAACAAAAGACGTGGCTATTGCTACCGCTACGATTGGATCGGAACGAGTCGGATAA